Below is a window of Pseudomonadota bacterium DNA.
GACAAAACTCTTACCTTCCCCGGGCGCAACGCTTGTAACCAGAATAACCCTTGGAGGCCTGCCTTCCTGTGGATGAAGTATCTTAGTCCGCAATCTTCTGAAATTTTCAGAAATTTCCGAGCGTGATTCATTGGCTGCCAACAGTTTCTCATTCCACAGTAACCGTTCCGCTCCGTGGCTTACCTCTGAGGCCTTACCCAGATCCGCCTCAAGATCTGCCAGCATCGCATCACTTCCTGAATTTTCTTCTTTGAGCGCCTTTTTCAGCGCCTCATGAACCTTCCCCAAAATATCACTCCGCTATAATTTTTTCTGCAATAACCGCCTGGTTGACAATTTCGTCTCAGCAGCTCAATACCGACTTCAGCCGCCCCCAGACCCCATTCCTGCCATTTAATTCCTGGCCCCGGACTTCCGGCATAAATAATTGTAATTCTTTTGCACATTCACAAATAACATCCTCGGTAATCACCCGTTTATTCTCCGCCAGACCCGTCATTAATGCTCTGTCGCATAATACATTGATTGCTCGGGGGATGCCTTTGCTTAATTTGTGGATGAGTTCTATGGCCTCATCCGTAAAAAGATCGAGTTGCTGACCGCCGGCCCGGAGAAGGCGTAATCGGATATAATATTCCGTTTCGCCTGATGGATAAGGCTCCAGGTTAAAACTTAAGGTTATTCTCTGACGTAACGGCAAAAGTCTTTTCTGGTCAAGATATTCATTCAGCTCGGGTTGACCGACTAGAAATATACTCAATATATGCTGATCCTGATTGGAAAGAAGACGGATCTCTTCGATAAGTTCTATCGG
It encodes the following:
- a CDS encoding AAA family ATPase, with translation MYEKYFGFSKKPFDITPDPNMVYMSEGYKEALAVLRYGVLDKKGFILLTGEVGTGKTTLLKLLMKTVSKNVHVCTISNPRLSIDDFYYYLSSEYSLEIYDGNKGKFLKNFEGFVEKCWEKKQQVLLVVDEAHLLPIELIEEIRLLSNQDQHILSIFLVGQPELNEYLDQKRLLPLRQRITLSFNLEPYPSGETEYYIRLRLLRAGGQQLDLFTDEAIELIHKLSKGIPRAINVLCDRALMTGLAENKRVITEDVICECAKELQLFMPEVRGQELNGRNGVWGRLKSVLSC